A single window of Chitinophagales bacterium DNA harbors:
- a CDS encoding glycine--tRNA ligase: MKNSTDDFKTLIAHCKEYGYVFPSSEVYDGLSAVYDYGPYGVELKNNIKEYWWKAMVQMHENIVGLDSAIFMHPLIWKASGHVDAFSDPMIDNKDSKKRYRADVLIEEHLAKIDEKNNKDVEKAKKRFGDSFNEAQFRATNARVLKRQEERDAIHQRFVKALGSEDLNDLKTLIEDCQIADPEGGSRNWTDVRQFNLMFSTQFGATSSEGGDNSNKVYLRPETAQGIFVNFLNVQKTTRQKIPFGIAQIGKAFRNEIVARQFIFRMREFEQMEMQFFVKPGTEMEWYHYWKEFRMNWHKSLFPAEKLQYHDHDKLAHYANAALDIEFEFPFGFKEIEGIHSRTDFDLGNHQELSGRKMQYFDPELGESYVPYVVETSIGVDRTFFAVVSHALQEEEVPDAKGNMTTRVVMKIPAVLAPVKVAVLPLTKDEALTDKAREIFNQLRWVTQCQYDEKDSIGRRYRRQDAIGTPFCVTLDFETLEDGQVTVRDRDTMDQVRIPIAAIEGHIAGKLDFRTLIKG, from the coding sequence ATGAAAAATTCAACAGACGACTTCAAAACACTGATAGCCCACTGCAAAGAGTATGGCTATGTATTTCCTTCAAGCGAGGTATATGACGGCTTGAGTGCCGTTTACGATTACGGCCCTTATGGCGTAGAACTAAAAAACAACATCAAGGAATATTGGTGGAAAGCCATGGTACAAATGCACGAAAACATCGTGGGTTTGGACTCTGCAATCTTTATGCACCCCTTGATTTGGAAGGCTTCGGGACACGTTGATGCATTCAGCGACCCAATGATTGACAACAAAGATTCCAAAAAACGCTACCGTGCGGATGTGTTGATTGAAGAACATTTGGCGAAAATTGACGAAAAGAACAACAAGGATGTCGAAAAAGCCAAAAAACGCTTTGGAGATTCCTTCAATGAAGCCCAGTTTCGAGCGACGAATGCTCGGGTATTGAAGCGACAAGAAGAGCGAGATGCTATTCACCAACGCTTTGTGAAAGCTTTGGGGTCGGAAGATTTGAATGATCTTAAAACGCTCATTGAAGATTGCCAAATCGCTGATCCAGAAGGTGGTTCAAGAAATTGGACAGATGTGCGTCAATTCAATTTGATGTTTTCGACTCAATTTGGAGCAACTTCGAGTGAGGGCGGCGACAACTCTAATAAAGTCTATCTTCGACCAGAAACAGCACAAGGGATTTTTGTGAATTTCTTGAATGTTCAAAAAACGACCCGCCAAAAAATTCCGTTTGGTATCGCACAGATTGGCAAGGCTTTCCGTAATGAAATCGTAGCTCGTCAGTTCATTTTCCGTATGCGAGAATTTGAGCAGATGGAAATGCAGTTTTTTGTGAAGCCTGGCACCGAAATGGAATGGTACCACTATTGGAAAGAATTTCGCATGAACTGGCACAAAAGCCTTTTCCCCGCTGAAAAACTACAATATCACGACCATGATAAATTGGCGCATTATGCCAATGCTGCTCTTGATATTGAATTTGAATTTCCATTTGGCTTCAAAGAAATTGAAGGAATTCACTCCCGCACCGACTTTGACCTCGGCAATCACCAAGAACTTTCTGGTCGCAAGATGCAATATTTTGACCCTGAACTCGGTGAAAGTTATGTGCCGTATGTAGTCGAAACTTCAATTGGAGTGGACAGAACTTTCTTTGCAGTTGTGAGCCATGCCCTTCAAGAGGAGGAAGTGCCTGATGCCAAAGGAAACATGACAACCCGTGTTGTAATGAAAATTCCTGCTGTACTCGCTCCTGTGAAAGTAGCGGTCTTGCCTTTGACGAAGGACGAGGCATTGACCGACAAAGCACGTGAGATTTTCAACCAATTGAGATGGGTAACGCAGTGTCAATACGATGAAAAAGATTCAATTGGTCGTCGCTACCGCCGCCAAGATGCCATTGGTACGCCTTTCTGCGTAACGTTGGATTTTGAAACTTTGGAGGATGGTCAAGTGACGGTTCGAGACAGAGATACTATGGATCAGGTGCGTATTCCAATTGCTGCCATTGAAGGACACATTGCAGGAAAATTGGATTTTAGGACTTTGATTAAGGGATAA
- a CDS encoding DUF3556 domain-containing protein has translation MNLFEKFLTPAPLPYDFQEWKQLDFAEKAKKVCQAWAIQGYGSPIAVAIFYLLKIAFYIYIWLWFCSFSTNLGSISDIGTWWFELEALGKFIFWTTLIEVIGFGGASGPLTGRYVPILGGITYFLRPNTIKVPLFPNVPIIGSDNRTWIDTLLYLTLLCFLVNVCIAPSITPEIVLPIVVLLPICGILDRTVYLAARGDIYYPMIVCFLFPAETGHALKIIWFGIWFWAAFSKLTPNFISVITVMISNSVLLNASIFDGFKKRLFRSFPYDLRPSRFAGFLAHFGTLVEFSMPFLLLTFMGNSQITFYALIAISMFHLFIFLNFPMGVPMEWNIIMVFGAWMLFYGHTEFNPMLISEPIVGAMLAIVLIVLPIVGNLFPKHVSFLISMRYYAGTWAYSIWLFKGDAKERIDQKITKTSKDLTKQLLFMYDRETAEAILSRMIAFRLMHLPGRLLNELISKAVDNINAYQWVEGEIFAGEVVGWNFGDGHLHHEPVLASIQKRCNYDSGELRVIMVESPQFHTQKLEYRIYDAKDGLIEKGFGNTKELQQKMPWGEKALNN, from the coding sequence ATGAATCTATTTGAGAAATTCCTAACTCCTGCCCCACTGCCTTATGATTTTCAAGAATGGAAACAGCTTGATTTTGCAGAAAAAGCAAAAAAAGTATGTCAAGCTTGGGCAATACAAGGATATGGCTCTCCCATTGCAGTAGCCATTTTCTATCTCCTAAAAATTGCCTTTTACATTTATATATGGCTCTGGTTCTGTTCTTTTTCTACAAATTTGGGTAGCATTTCCGACATTGGTACATGGTGGTTTGAGTTGGAAGCACTTGGCAAATTTATTTTTTGGACCACACTCATTGAAGTCATTGGTTTTGGTGGTGCAAGCGGCCCTTTGACAGGGCGATATGTTCCGATACTTGGAGGCATTACCTATTTTCTCCGCCCCAATACGATAAAAGTACCCCTTTTTCCGAATGTGCCTATTATTGGAAGCGACAACCGAACTTGGATAGACACTTTACTGTATTTGACTTTGTTGTGCTTTTTGGTCAATGTCTGCATTGCACCTTCGATTACACCTGAAATTGTTTTGCCAATTGTTGTTTTATTACCGATTTGCGGGATTTTAGATAGAACCGTTTACCTTGCAGCCAGAGGAGATATTTATTACCCCATGATTGTCTGCTTTTTATTTCCAGCCGAAACAGGTCACGCTTTGAAGATTATCTGGTTTGGAATATGGTTTTGGGCCGCTTTCTCCAAATTAACTCCCAATTTCATCTCCGTAATAACGGTCATGATTAGCAACAGTGTATTGCTGAATGCTTCCATTTTTGATGGCTTCAAAAAGCGACTTTTCAGATCCTTTCCCTATGATTTGCGCCCCAGTAGATTTGCAGGTTTTTTGGCGCACTTCGGCACACTTGTTGAGTTTTCTATGCCTTTCCTACTACTAACTTTTATGGGCAATTCACAAATCACTTTTTATGCCCTCATCGCCATTTCTATGTTCCATTTGTTCATCTTCCTAAATTTTCCAATGGGCGTGCCGATGGAATGGAACATCATTATGGTATTTGGTGCATGGATGTTGTTCTACGGACATACTGAATTCAATCCTATGCTTATAAGTGAACCTATTGTCGGGGCAATGTTGGCGATTGTATTGATTGTTTTACCAATAGTCGGAAACTTGTTTCCCAAACACGTTTCCTTTTTGATTTCTATGCGCTACTATGCAGGTACTTGGGCTTACAGTATTTGGCTTTTTAAAGGGGATGCGAAAGAGCGTATTGACCAAAAAATCACTAAAACATCAAAGGATTTGACAAAGCAGTTGCTTTTTATGTATGATAGAGAAACAGCCGAAGCTATTCTATCCAGAATGATTGCATTTCGGCTGATGCACTTACCAGGGCGATTGTTGAACGAATTAATTTCTAAAGCTGTCGACAATATCAATGCCTATCAATGGGTTGAAGGTGAAATATTTGCAGGAGAAGTTGTTGGATGGAATTTTGGCGATGGGCATTTACACCATGAACCTGTATTGGCTTCTATTCAAAAACGCTGCAACTACGATTCAGGTGAGTTGCGGGTCATTATGGTAGAATCTCCACAATTTCACACACAAAAATTGGAGTACCGTATCTACGATGCCAAAGATGGGTTGATTGAAAAAGGCTTTGGAAATACAAAAGAACTTCAACAAAAAATGCCGTGGGGAGAAAAAGCGTTGAACAATTGA
- a CDS encoding aminoglycoside phosphotransferase family protein → MQTPLQSTPLPEINITSKLVQELLDSQHPDLAHLPLKHLDSGWDNTLFRLGKEYILRIPRRKVAVKLLRKEQKWLPILAKQLPIEVPTPIRIGIPDQNYPWHWSITPYFEGQAAAIHAPNENQAIVIANFLKALHITAPEDAPVSLLRGVPLAVRAVDVESRLQRLKEKTDKISPKIEEIWKAALSAPIHHQNCWIHGDLHSRNIVVHNGKIRAVIDWGDMTSGDVATDLACLWMLFKKNSVRQTAIEAYQPSPDLLARAKGWAVFFGAVLLETGLVDNPIHAEIGRGIFENLHFD, encoded by the coding sequence ATGCAAACCCCACTTCAAAGTACCCCTCTCCCAGAAATCAACATTACTTCAAAATTGGTTCAAGAACTCCTTGATTCCCAACACCCTGACCTCGCCCATTTACCGCTAAAACACTTAGATTCAGGTTGGGACAATACTCTCTTTCGATTGGGAAAGGAGTATATTCTTCGGATTCCGAGAAGGAAAGTGGCTGTAAAGTTGTTGAGAAAAGAACAGAAATGGCTGCCGATTTTGGCGAAACAACTGCCCATTGAAGTACCTACTCCTATACGCATAGGTATTCCCGACCAAAACTATCCGTGGCATTGGAGCATCACCCCTTATTTTGAAGGTCAAGCGGCTGCTATTCATGCACCCAATGAAAATCAGGCAATAGTGATAGCAAATTTTCTAAAAGCATTGCATATAACCGCTCCTGAGGATGCTCCTGTGAGCTTGCTGAGAGGCGTGCCACTTGCAGTAAGGGCAGTAGATGTAGAGAGCAGACTGCAAAGATTGAAGGAAAAAACGGACAAGATTAGCCCGAAAATTGAAGAAATTTGGAAAGCTGCTTTGTCCGCACCGATTCACCACCAAAATTGTTGGATACATGGAGATTTGCATAGCCGAAATATTGTGGTTCACAATGGCAAAATTCGTGCGGTGATTGATTGGGGCGATATGACATCAGGGGATGTAGCAACTGATTTGGCTTGTTTGTGGATGCTTTTTAAGAAAAATTCTGTTCGTCAAACAGCTATTGAAGCCTATCAACCTTCACCCGATTTGTTGGCAAGAGCAAAAGGTTGGGCAGTATTTTTTGGAGCAGTTTTGTTGGAAACGGGATTGGTGGATAATCCGATTCATGCCGAGATAGGGAGGGGGATTTTTGAGAACCTTCATTTCGATTAG
- the fdhD gene encoding formate dehydrogenase accessory sulfurtransferase FdhD, with translation MHLPSISKHKILKVNGSKAIEINDSLAVESPLEIQLVWTNKGKRIRQSISVTMRTPVLDFQLAIGFLFAEGILSSYNDILQIRYGDNAQTEDLQGNVVVVELQTSVKVAIEQLDRHFYTTSSCGVCGKTSIELVQSHMCYYLSPNTPKIAAKLIHQLPHKLRQQQNLFDDTGGIHAAALFDALGNLLCLCEDVGRHNALDKLIGKSLQERRLPLKNCIVLVSGRASFELIQKALMAGIPILAAVGAPSSLAVELAETYNMTLIGFLRNKQFNVYTGFERIEVD, from the coding sequence ATGCATCTTCCCTCCATATCTAAACACAAAATTCTCAAAGTTAACGGTTCAAAAGCCATTGAAATCAACGATAGTTTGGCAGTAGAATCTCCTCTTGAAATTCAATTGGTCTGGACTAACAAAGGCAAGCGAATAAGGCAAAGCATTTCGGTGACAATGCGAACGCCTGTGTTGGATTTTCAATTAGCCATCGGTTTTTTGTTTGCAGAAGGTATTCTTTCCAGTTATAACGATATACTTCAAATCAGGTATGGCGACAATGCTCAAACGGAAGATTTGCAGGGAAATGTAGTAGTGGTAGAATTGCAGACTAGCGTAAAAGTCGCCATCGAACAACTCGACAGACATTTTTACACCACTTCAAGTTGTGGCGTTTGTGGTAAAACTTCCATTGAATTAGTGCAAAGTCATATGTGTTATTACCTCTCTCCCAATACCCCAAAAATTGCAGCAAAACTTATTCACCAACTCCCCCATAAACTTCGACAACAGCAAAATTTATTTGATGATACAGGCGGTATTCACGCAGCGGCACTGTTTGATGCTTTGGGAAATTTATTGTGCTTGTGCGAAGACGTTGGGCGGCACAATGCCTTGGACAAATTGATTGGAAAATCTCTGCAAGAACGCCGTTTGCCTTTGAAGAATTGCATCGTGTTGGTAAGCGGAAGGGCAAGTTTTGAATTGATTCAGAAGGCATTGATGGCGGGAATTCCCATTTTAGCTGCCGTTGGCGCACCTTCAAGTTTGGCAGTTGAATTGGCAGAAACATACAACATGACCTTGATTGGTTTTTTACGGAATAAGCAGTTCAATGTTTACACGGGCTTTGAAAGAATTGAAGTGGACTAA
- the dnaK gene encoding molecular chaperone DnaK yields the protein MGKIIGIDLGTTNSCVAVMEGNEPTVIPNSEGKRTTPSIIAFLKSGERKVGDPAKRQAITNPQNTIMSIKRFMGMRYNELGNEISNVSYNVVRGDNDTVRVDIDGKLYTPQELSAIVLQKMKKTAEDYLGTEVTEAVITVPAYFNDSQRQATKEAGEIAGLKVRRIINEPTAAALAYGLDKRDKEQRIAVYDLGGGTFDVSVLELGDGVFEVKSTNGDTHLGGDDFDRKIMDWLAAEFQSEEGIDLRKDPMALQRLKEASEKAKIELSSSAESEINLPYITAVDGIPKHLVRKLTRAKFEQLVDDLVQATLEPCRLALKDAGYTKNDIDEVILVGGSTRIPKIQEVVEEFFGKKPSKGVNPDEVVAIGASIQGGVLSGDVKDVLLLDVTPLSLGIETYGGIMTKLIESNTTIPSQKSEVFSTASDNQPSVEIRVLQGERPMAKDNREIGRFHLDGIPPAQRGMPQIEVTFDIDANGILSVRAKDKGTNKEQSIRIEAGTGLSKDEIEKMKAEAKANEESDKKEREKVEKLNAADSMVFNTEKQLNEFGDKISAGNRENIEAALEQLKTAHKTQDISGIDKAIEALNAAWQAASAEIYQAQQAQGQPNGNPEAGPDPQANAGADDVQDVEFEEVIDETNNK from the coding sequence ATGGGAAAGATTATTGGAATTGACTTAGGTACAACCAACTCTTGTGTAGCAGTAATGGAAGGTAATGAACCTACCGTTATCCCTAACAGCGAAGGTAAACGTACGACTCCATCTATTATCGCTTTTCTAAAAAGCGGAGAAAGAAAAGTAGGTGATCCTGCTAAACGTCAGGCAATTACCAATCCTCAAAATACCATCATGTCTATCAAGCGATTCATGGGAATGCGCTACAATGAACTGGGCAATGAGATCAGCAATGTATCTTACAATGTGGTAAGAGGTGACAACGATACAGTACGAGTAGATATTGACGGCAAACTTTATACGCCTCAAGAACTTTCTGCAATCGTATTGCAGAAAATGAAAAAAACAGCAGAAGATTATTTGGGAACAGAAGTGACCGAAGCGGTAATCACAGTTCCTGCTTACTTCAATGATTCTCAAAGACAAGCAACAAAAGAAGCTGGTGAAATTGCAGGTTTGAAAGTGCGTCGAATCATCAACGAGCCAACAGCAGCAGCTTTGGCTTATGGTTTGGACAAACGTGACAAAGAACAGAGAATTGCAGTTTATGACTTAGGTGGTGGTACATTTGATGTATCTGTCCTTGAATTGGGCGATGGCGTTTTTGAAGTAAAATCTACCAACGGTGACACACACTTGGGAGGCGATGACTTTGACCGCAAAATTATGGACTGGTTGGCAGCCGAATTTCAATCAGAAGAAGGCATTGACCTACGCAAAGACCCAATGGCACTTCAAAGGTTGAAAGAAGCATCAGAAAAAGCCAAAATTGAATTGTCTAGTTCTGCTGAATCAGAAATCAACTTGCCTTATATTACCGCAGTAGATGGTATTCCTAAGCACTTGGTTCGCAAATTGACTCGTGCAAAATTTGAACAATTGGTGGATGATTTGGTACAAGCAACCCTTGAACCTTGTCGCTTGGCTTTGAAAGATGCAGGTTATACCAAAAACGATATTGACGAAGTTATCTTGGTAGGTGGTTCTACTCGAATCCCTAAAATTCAAGAAGTTGTTGAAGAATTTTTCGGCAAAAAACCATCTAAAGGAGTAAATCCTGATGAGGTAGTGGCAATAGGCGCATCTATCCAAGGAGGTGTTTTATCAGGTGATGTGAAAGATGTGTTGTTGTTGGACGTTACACCACTTTCTCTGGGTATCGAAACCTACGGTGGCATTATGACCAAATTGATTGAATCTAATACTACGATTCCTTCTCAAAAGTCAGAAGTATTCTCTACAGCATCAGACAATCAACCTTCTGTAGAAATAAGAGTGCTTCAAGGAGAACGCCCAATGGCAAAAGACAACCGTGAAATTGGTCGTTTTCACTTAGACGGTATTCCACCTGCACAGCGAGGTATGCCTCAAATTGAAGTGACTTTCGATATTGATGCCAACGGTATTTTGAGTGTAAGAGCCAAAGACAAAGGCACCAATAAAGAACAAAGTATCCGCATCGAAGCAGGAACAGGTTTGTCGAAAGACGAAATCGAAAAAATGAAAGCAGAAGCGAAAGCCAATGAAGAGTCTGATAAAAAAGAACGTGAGAAAGTAGAAAAACTCAACGCTGCGGATTCTATGGTTTTCAATACTGAAAAACAACTCAACGAATTTGGCGACAAAATTTCTGCTGGCAATCGTGAGAATATCGAAGCTGCTTTGGAGCAACTGAAAACAGCGCACAAAACACAGGATATTAGCGGAATAGACAAAGCTATTGAAGCATTGAATGCGGCATGGCAAGCGGCTTCTGCTGAGATTTATCAAGCTCAACAGGCGCAAGGACAACCCAATGGCAATCCAGAAGCAGGTCCTGACCCACAAGCCAACGCTGGTGCAGATGACGTGCAAGATGTAGAGTTTGAAGAGGTGATTGACGAAACGAATAACAAGTAA
- a CDS encoding WG repeat-containing protein encodes MEKITRYLPFLCLIFSSLFCVAQEDDEEVALSNTEVSQATTATANKAIALFPVKQEASYSFVQKDTKEKIDLKVENVFPFSEGLAVIKVNGKYGFIDTYGKLVIPLDYQWADKFTEGVANIGLNGKQGFIDRTGKLIIEAKYDYALPFSEGLSAVKVNEKWGFIDRQGNYVIEPQYEMVSSFKDGLAKVKSVVEEFSGYINRAGVFVVKPKFEFSTADDFSQGLACIKYNGKYGFINTTGEWTIKPDYNYAKPFSDGLALVITTQDNMCTYGFIDEKGNTVIEPQFRQICSDAYDNAAACLTGLCISPNTSLDKPIYTFVEGMAAVALGNKWGFIDKKGDFVIPPQFDEVSAFADGLASVRKGDKRGYINPAGEWFLTSYYQENGEFSEGWAKVGVPVKWGYMDASGKMVVKPEFSEVKSFDGGIMWVKQENKWGVLDAKGNTLLNPRFSDTYICSEGCAVATEKGKKYFVGKDATVIGPYDDVFPPTGRLFDEGLEAVRVDNLWGFVNQSGKMVIEPKFEQVRGFSNGLALVKENNKFGFIGKKGQWVFRPVYDYANSFANGVTTAQKGSSNFLLYPKGEVIELNNIQSLPRKFNEGLGKIQQNNLWGFIDETGKIAIEAQFDEVGNFKNGFAPFKQYNKWGFIDKEGTMISAPQFNNVTPFQEGLACVSVGSKFGYVDAKGTLAIMPQYEAARPFNEGMAAISVDGKWGFIDQEGNMLIEPQFKEVEDFNNGLAKVTVESRMAYINRTGEVVWRVEASTFKSK; translated from the coding sequence ATGGAGAAAATTACCAGATATTTACCTTTTCTGTGCTTAATTTTTAGTTCTTTGTTTTGTGTTGCCCAAGAAGATGATGAGGAAGTAGCCCTCAGCAACACGGAAGTTTCACAAGCCACTACTGCTACCGCAAATAAGGCCATTGCTTTATTTCCCGTCAAACAAGAAGCTAGCTACAGCTTTGTCCAAAAAGACACCAAAGAAAAAATAGACTTAAAAGTAGAAAATGTTTTCCCTTTTAGTGAAGGTTTGGCTGTTATCAAAGTAAATGGTAAATATGGCTTTATCGACACTTACGGAAAACTAGTTATTCCATTGGACTACCAATGGGCTGACAAATTTACAGAAGGTGTAGCCAACATTGGCTTGAACGGCAAGCAGGGTTTTATTGACCGTACAGGTAAATTGATTATTGAAGCTAAGTACGATTACGCCTTACCTTTCTCAGAAGGATTGTCAGCAGTGAAAGTCAATGAAAAATGGGGTTTTATCGACCGTCAAGGAAACTACGTTATTGAACCTCAATACGAAATGGTATCTTCCTTCAAAGATGGTTTGGCAAAGGTCAAAAGCGTAGTAGAAGAGTTTAGTGGATACATTAACAGAGCAGGAGTCTTTGTCGTAAAGCCTAAATTTGAATTCAGTACTGCAGATGATTTTTCGCAAGGTTTGGCTTGTATAAAATACAATGGTAAGTACGGATTTATCAACACAACTGGTGAATGGACCATCAAACCAGACTACAACTACGCTAAACCTTTTTCTGATGGATTAGCATTGGTCATTACCACACAAGACAATATGTGTACGTATGGTTTCATTGACGAAAAAGGAAATACCGTTATTGAGCCTCAATTTAGACAAATCTGTAGTGATGCCTACGACAATGCTGCTGCTTGTCTAACAGGTCTTTGTATCTCTCCTAATACCAGTCTTGACAAACCGATTTATACATTCGTTGAAGGAATGGCAGCTGTTGCATTGGGCAATAAATGGGGATTTATTGACAAAAAAGGAGACTTTGTCATTCCTCCACAGTTTGACGAAGTAAGTGCATTTGCTGACGGATTGGCAAGTGTAAGAAAAGGAGACAAAAGAGGCTATATCAACCCAGCAGGAGAATGGTTCTTGACTTCTTACTACCAAGAAAATGGCGAGTTCTCAGAAGGTTGGGCCAAAGTAGGTGTTCCTGTGAAATGGGGTTATATGGATGCTTCTGGAAAAATGGTCGTAAAGCCTGAATTTTCTGAAGTTAAGTCTTTTGACGGAGGAATCATGTGGGTCAAACAAGAAAATAAATGGGGTGTTTTGGATGCAAAAGGAAATACATTATTAAATCCCAGATTCTCTGATACTTATATTTGCAGTGAGGGCTGTGCAGTTGCTACTGAAAAAGGAAAAAAATACTTTGTAGGAAAAGATGCTACTGTTATTGGACCATACGACGATGTTTTTCCACCAACAGGCCGTTTGTTTGATGAAGGCTTAGAAGCTGTACGGGTCGACAACTTGTGGGGATTTGTGAATCAAAGTGGAAAGATGGTTATCGAACCAAAATTTGAGCAAGTTAGAGGTTTTTCTAACGGTTTGGCTTTGGTGAAAGAAAACAATAAATTCGGTTTTATCGGTAAAAAAGGTCAGTGGGTATTTAGACCTGTTTACGATTATGCCAACTCTTTTGCCAATGGTGTTACAACTGCTCAAAAAGGTAGTTCTAATTTCTTGTTGTATCCCAAAGGAGAAGTCATAGAATTAAACAACATTCAGTCACTTCCTCGAAAATTCAATGAGGGTTTAGGAAAAATTCAACAAAATAATTTGTGGGGTTTTATAGACGAAACAGGTAAAATAGCTATTGAAGCCCAATTTGATGAAGTGGGTAACTTCAAAAATGGTTTTGCTCCCTTCAAACAGTACAATAAATGGGGATTCATTGACAAAGAAGGCACCATGATTTCTGCTCCTCAATTCAACAATGTCACTCCATTTCAAGAAGGATTAGCGTGCGTATCAGTTGGTAGTAAGTTTGGTTATGTAGATGCCAAAGGAACACTCGCCATCATGCCTCAATACGAAGCTGCCCGTCCATTTAATGAAGGAATGGCTGCAATAAGTGTAGATGGCAAATGGGGATTTATTGACCAAGAAGGCAATATGCTTATCGAACCACAATTTAAAGAAGTCGAAGATTTCAATAATGGCTTGGCAAAAGTAACCGTTGAAAGCAGAATGGCTTACATCAACCGTACCGGTGAAGTAGTATGGCGAGTAGAAGCTTCTACCTTCAAAAGCAAGTAA
- the cdd gene encoding cytidine deaminase: MKELKIASSLKLYDDYSSFTAEEISLFKATKNAVNQAYAPYSRFRVGAAVLLADGSIYEGNNQENAAYPSGLCAERVALFYASANKPNIKIKAIAVTIDYSNNADFEDIISPCGGCRQVIAEYEHKFDSPITVYLLGRAEKVCLVESMKELLPFYFSGDILRAFTEKK, encoded by the coding sequence ATGAAAGAACTCAAAATAGCCAGTAGCCTTAAATTGTATGACGATTACTCCAGCTTCACAGCCGAAGAAATCTCTTTATTCAAAGCCACTAAAAATGCTGTAAATCAAGCCTATGCACCTTATTCTCGATTCAGAGTAGGAGCTGCAGTATTACTAGCCGATGGTAGTATTTATGAAGGCAACAACCAAGAAAATGCAGCATATCCAAGTGGTTTGTGTGCAGAAAGAGTTGCCTTATTTTATGCTTCTGCCAATAAACCCAATATCAAAATAAAAGCAATTGCAGTAACTATAGACTATTCTAACAATGCAGATTTTGAAGATATTATCTCTCCTTGTGGTGGATGTAGGCAGGTGATTGCTGAATATGAACACAAATTTGATAGCCCTATTACTGTTTACCTTTTAGGAAGAGCCGAGAAGGTGTGTTTGGTAGAATCTATGAAGGAATTACTGCCATTTTACTTTTCGGGAGATATATTGAGGGCTTTTACTGAGAAAAAGTAA